The following coding sequences lie in one Buchnera aphidicola (Macrosiphum euphorbiae) genomic window:
- the argA gene encoding amino-acid N-acetyltransferase, with protein MKERNTELVQGFRHSVPYINAHRGKTFIIMLGGEAIKYGNFSGIINDIGLLHSLGIRLVVVYGACPQINTSLREKNISIVYHKSIRITDLASLEQVKQAAGRLQLDITARLSMSLTNTPLQGANINVVSGNFIIAQPLGVDDGIDYCHSGRIRRIDKSAIECQLKNGAIVLIGPVAVSVTGESFNLTSEEIATQVSIELKAEKMIGFCSNHGVIDHQGKIISELLPNDIKKTIKKLEKTGDYISSTVRFLRGAIKACKSGVNRSHLISYHKSGALLQELFSRDGIGTQMVMESAEKIRRATINDIGGILELIRPLENKGILVRRSREQLEIEVDKFTIIEHDNLTIACVALYPFLKERIGEMACLAVHPDYRNSSRGDLLLKKIKIHAEEMHLEKIFVLTTQSIHWFQERGFVLVDVNMLPESKKKMYNYQRGSKILMIDII; from the coding sequence ATGAAAGAACGTAATACTGAATTAGTTCAGGGTTTTCGTCACAGCGTTCCTTATATTAACGCTCATCGTGGCAAAACATTTATAATAATGTTAGGTGGCGAAGCAATTAAATATGGAAATTTTTCTGGTATTATCAACGATATAGGACTATTACACAGCTTAGGTATTCGTTTAGTAGTTGTCTATGGTGCTTGTCCTCAAATTAATACTAGTTTAAGAGAAAAAAATATTAGCATTGTTTATCATAAATCTATACGGATTACTGATTTAGCTTCTTTAGAACAAGTAAAACAAGCAGCGGGAAGATTACAACTTGATATTACAGCTCGATTATCTATGAGTTTAACTAATACTCCTCTTCAAGGAGCAAATATTAATGTAGTGAGTGGTAATTTTATTATTGCTCAACCATTAGGAGTAGATGATGGTATAGACTACTGTCATAGTGGTCGAATTAGAAGAATTGATAAAAGTGCAATTGAATGTCAATTAAAAAATGGAGCTATAGTTTTAATTGGTCCAGTTGCAGTTTCTGTAACAGGAGAAAGTTTTAATTTGACTTCTGAAGAAATAGCGACTCAAGTTAGCATTGAATTAAAAGCAGAAAAAATGATAGGTTTTTGTAGTAATCATGGAGTTATAGATCATCAAGGTAAAATTATTTCTGAATTATTACCTAATGATATAAAAAAAACAATTAAAAAACTAGAAAAAACAGGTGATTATATTTCTTCAACTGTTCGTTTTTTAAGAGGAGCAATCAAAGCTTGTAAAAGCGGGGTAAATCGTAGTCATTTGATTAGTTACCATAAAAGTGGAGCACTTTTGCAAGAATTATTTTCTCGCGATGGTATTGGCACTCAAATGGTTATGGAATCAGCAGAAAAAATAAGACGAGCTACTATTAATGATATTGGAGGAATATTAGAATTAATTCGGCCTTTAGAAAATAAAGGAATTTTAGTTCGTAGATCAAGAGAACAATTAGAAATAGAAGTGGATAAATTTACTATCATTGAACATGATAATTTAACTATTGCTTGTGTAGCATTATATCCTTTTTTAAAAGAAAGGATAGGAGAAATGGCATGTTTAGCTGTTCATCCTGATTATCGAAATTCTTCTCGTGGAGATTTGTTATTAAAAAAAATTAAAATTCATGCTGAAGAAATGCATTTAGAAAAAATTTTTGTATTAACAACACAGAGTATTCATTGGTTTCAAGAAAGAGGTTTTGTTTTAGTTGATGTTAACATGTTACCTGAAAGTAAAAAGAAAATGTATAATTATCAGCGCGGTTCAAAAATTTTAATGATTGATATTATTTAA